The following proteins are co-located in the Acidimicrobiales bacterium genome:
- a CDS encoding MBOAT family protein, giving the protein MVFNSLQYALFLPVVFVIYWQLGRRNQNILLLGASWLFYGLWDWRFLGLMWLTTAVDYLVGRYLDATEDDRKRKRAFALSLGLNLVVLGFFKYFNFFIGSAVDLFDSLGIQANEPTLRILLPVGISFYTFHGISYTFDVYRRDIEPARNALDFAVFVAYFPQLVAGPIGRAHIQLPQFEHERPRLRVDQVQSGLALILMGLFKKVVIADAIAPYVNEAFANPGDQSWITLTAATWGFALQIYGDFAGYSDVARGSSRLLGIELPINFEQPYLSRNPTVFWRTWHISLSNWLRDYLYIPLGGNRGKRSKTYRNLMLTMLIGGLWHGAAWTFVVWGGLHGLYLCVHRYYQERTDTVGEHNRPGRFTWADVVPAIICFQFVCFAWIFFRAQNFTEAFEVIRGIFTFQGGAVTAGFVPLLAIVAAISLAIDLAQRNRGTHTPMLALRPVTQGLLYGAFILGIILFSGGEAVPFIYFQF; this is encoded by the coding sequence GTGGTCTTCAACTCCCTCCAATACGCGCTGTTCCTGCCGGTGGTGTTCGTCATCTACTGGCAGCTGGGCCGCCGCAACCAGAACATCCTGCTGCTCGGCGCGTCCTGGCTCTTCTACGGGCTGTGGGACTGGCGCTTCCTCGGCCTGATGTGGCTCACCACCGCCGTGGACTACCTCGTGGGCCGCTACCTCGACGCAACCGAGGACGATCGCAAGCGCAAGCGGGCCTTCGCCCTCAGCCTCGGGCTCAACCTCGTCGTCCTCGGCTTCTTCAAGTACTTCAACTTCTTCATCGGCTCGGCCGTCGACCTCTTCGACTCGCTCGGCATCCAGGCCAACGAGCCGACCCTGCGGATCCTGCTGCCGGTGGGCATCAGCTTCTACACGTTCCACGGGATCTCGTACACGTTCGACGTCTACCGACGTGACATCGAGCCCGCCCGCAACGCCCTCGACTTCGCCGTCTTCGTGGCGTACTTCCCCCAGCTCGTGGCCGGGCCCATCGGGCGGGCCCACATCCAGCTGCCCCAGTTCGAGCACGAGCGGCCGCGTCTGCGGGTCGACCAGGTGCAGTCGGGGCTCGCCCTCATCCTCATGGGCCTGTTCAAGAAGGTCGTGATCGCCGACGCCATCGCGCCCTACGTCAACGAGGCCTTCGCCAACCCCGGCGACCAGTCCTGGATCACCCTCACCGCGGCGACGTGGGGCTTCGCCCTCCAGATCTACGGCGACTTCGCGGGCTACTCCGACGTCGCCCGGGGGTCGTCGCGCCTGCTCGGCATCGAGCTGCCCATCAACTTCGAGCAGCCCTACCTCTCACGCAACCCGACGGTGTTCTGGCGGACGTGGCACATCTCGCTCTCCAACTGGCTGCGGGACTACCTCTACATCCCCCTCGGCGGCAACCGGGGCAAGCGGTCCAAGACCTACCGCAACCTGATGCTGACCATGCTCATCGGCGGGCTCTGGCACGGCGCCGCCTGGACGTTCGTGGTCTGGGGCGGCCTCCACGGCCTCTACCTGTGCGTCCACCGCTACTACCAGGAGCGGACCGACACCGTCGGCGAGCACAACCGGCCGGGCCGCTTCACGTGGGCCGACGTCGTCCCCGCCATCATCTGCTTCCAGTTCGTCTGCTTCGCCTGGATCTTCTTCCGGGCCCAGAACTTCACCGAGGCCTTCGAGGTGATCCGCGGGATCTTCACGTTCCAAGGCGGCGCCGTCACCGCCGGCTTCGTGCCCCTGCTCGCCATCGTGGCCGCGATCAGCCTCGCCATCGACCTCGCCCAGCGCAACCGCGGGACCCACACCCCCATGCTCGCCCTCCGCCCGGTGACGCAGGGCCTGCTCTACGGGGCGTTCATCCTCGGCATCATCTTGTTCAGCGGCGGCGAGGCGGTGCCGTTCATCTACTTCCAGTTCTAG
- the meaB gene encoding methylmalonyl Co-A mutase-associated GTPase MeaB gives MRNDPNALVASAREGNRTALARLLSLVERGGAAAREVGRLTHPLGGSARTIGLTGAPGAGKSTLTSALVGAIRADGLDVAVLAIDPSSPFSGGAILGDRVRMGEHALDDGVFIRSMATRGHLGGLALATPEAIRVLDATGHERILVETVGVGQVEVEVASSADSTVVVVNPGWGDEVQAAKAGLLEIADVFVVNKADRPGAADTRRDLEQMLELSAAKDGWRPPIIETVARDGVGVDELWSALADHEAHLESSGQLERRRADRLDRELRAIVAERLHERALALCTGDEWERLHDDVLARRVDPWSASDELLDAAR, from the coding sequence ATGAGGAACGACCCGAACGCCCTCGTGGCCAGCGCCCGCGAGGGCAACCGCACCGCGCTGGCCCGTCTGCTCTCCCTCGTGGAACGCGGCGGCGCCGCGGCGCGTGAGGTCGGCCGCCTGACCCACCCCCTGGGTGGGTCCGCTCGCACCATCGGCCTCACCGGAGCGCCGGGTGCCGGCAAGTCCACCCTGACGAGCGCCCTCGTCGGTGCCATCCGGGCCGACGGGCTGGACGTCGCCGTCCTCGCCATCGACCCGTCGTCACCGTTCTCCGGCGGCGCGATCCTCGGCGACCGTGTGCGCATGGGCGAGCACGCCCTCGACGACGGGGTGTTCATCCGCTCGATGGCCACCCGGGGCCACCTCGGGGGCCTGGCCCTCGCCACCCCCGAGGCCATCCGGGTGCTCGACGCCACGGGTCACGAGCGCATCCTCGTGGAGACCGTCGGCGTGGGCCAGGTGGAGGTCGAGGTGGCCTCGTCGGCCGACAGCACGGTCGTGGTGGTGAACCCGGGTTGGGGTGACGAGGTGCAGGCGGCCAAGGCCGGCCTGCTCGAGATCGCCGACGTGTTCGTCGTGAACAAGGCCGACCGCCCCGGCGCCGCCGACACCCGCCGGGACCTCGAGCAGATGCTCGAGCTCTCCGCGGCCAAGGACGGCTGGCGCCCGCCCATCATCGAGACCGTGGCGCGCGACGGCGTCGGGGTCGACGAGCTGTGGTCCGCCCTGGCCGACCACGAGGCCCACCTCGAGTCGTCGGGCCAACTGGAGCGGCGCCGGGCCGACCGCCTCGACCGGGAGCTGCGGGCCATCGTGGCCGAGCGCCTCCACGAGCGGGCCCTGGCCCTCTGCACCGGCGACGAGTGGGAGCGCCTCCACGACGACGTCCTCGCCCGCCGCGTCGACCCCTGGTCCGCCTCCGACGAGCTGCTCGACGCCGCGCGTTAG
- a CDS encoding enoyl-CoA hydratase/isomerase family protein — MDGALVRVERRDDGVAVVTLDNPKVNALSQELLNELGEVFAALGDDLPGAVVVTGGERLFAAGADVTQFSADRAADIAATFHRVLDAVAAFPRPTIAAISGYALGGGCELAMACDFRIASEKAVFGQPEILLGIIPGGGGTQRLPRLVGASRAKDLIFTGRQVTSEEALFIGLADEVVAPEDLHDRALAFAAELAAGPVQAIALAKAAIDGTTTEQQAFTDVFQTDDASIGVQSFLEHGPGKATFTGR; from the coding sequence ATGGATGGCGCACTGGTCCGGGTCGAGCGGCGAGACGACGGGGTGGCGGTGGTCACCCTCGACAACCCCAAGGTGAACGCGCTCAGCCAGGAGCTCCTGAACGAGCTCGGCGAGGTGTTCGCGGCGCTGGGTGACGACCTGCCCGGCGCCGTGGTCGTGACCGGCGGCGAGCGCCTGTTCGCGGCCGGCGCCGACGTCACCCAGTTCTCGGCCGATCGGGCCGCCGACATCGCCGCCACCTTCCACAGGGTGCTCGACGCCGTGGCCGCCTTCCCCCGCCCGACCATCGCCGCCATCAGCGGCTACGCCCTGGGCGGCGGCTGCGAGCTGGCCATGGCCTGCGACTTCCGCATCGCCTCGGAGAAGGCCGTGTTCGGCCAGCCCGAGATCCTGCTCGGCATCATCCCCGGGGGTGGCGGCACCCAGCGCTTGCCCCGCCTCGTCGGCGCCTCCAGGGCCAAGGACCTCATCTTCACCGGCCGCCAGGTCACCTCCGAGGAGGCGCTGTTCATCGGCCTCGCCGACGAAGTGGTCGCCCCCGAGGACCTCCACGACCGCGCCCTCGCTTTCGCCGCCGAGCTCGCCGCCGGCCCCGTCCAGGCCATCGCGCTGGCGAAGGCCGCGATCGACGGCACGACGACGGAACAGCAAGCCTTCACCGACGTCTTCCAGACCGACGACGCGAGCATCGGCGTGCAGTCCTTCCTGGAACACGGCCCCGGAAAAGCGACCTTCACGGGGCGCTGA